AAGGTtacaaaagaagaaagaaaaaatgacGCACATCAATaactgaagaagagaagaaaaaggacgCCCCGGACAAGGGATGACCTAGCTAGCAGACCAAACGACCAACACCATGGAGGCACAAGTAGAAGAGGGGTGTCATCTAAGGATCACAATACCAAGACTAAGCAAGCAACCTAACACACCGCACCAGCGTGCATACCGAACCTCACGACACTACTCAGGAGCATCCACAACCAACGAGTGACAACACGAACCTTGACTGGGAGCTCCGCCACGGGAATTCGGGACGATTAGCAAGTTGGGGAGGCATCTTGCGTCGTCGAAGAGCAAAGATGAACCGGAACAACACCAATAGCACTAAGCTCACAGCAGCACAATGGCCACCGTGGGAGGGGCTTGAACATGCACAACAACATGGCCGACACCGGGGAACAACACCGAAGACGAACACCAGACGAATGGATGGATGACGGTGACTGGCTCGACGGAGAGACAAAAGTCGATGATGGGATGGCTCGATGGAGAGACAAATGTCGATGATGGGATGGACGGGCGTAGGTGAGAGGATGGAAGCATGGGTTTTCGCGATACCTTCAGGAAGGTTGAATGACGCCCACATGCGCCATCATTGCAGGACTTTCGTCCAAAACCATAGCTGCACTGAACTCCACAGCAGCGCCTCCAAGACGATGAAGCGGCGCCGCGAAGGCATCGCCGTTGCTGCTGCTGGCAAGTAACCAGCGAAGGGATTTCTCCCGGAGACAGAGAGCCGAAGGTTACATGGAACTGTGGCCAGGGGCAGCGCTAAACGCGGCTGACACGGGCACACACCAGACGCAGCTGAAATGCCCGGCCGCAAAGGCGACCAGACCGGGGGTGCCGGAGCCGTATGGCCCGCCCGAGGCAGGGGAACCACGACAATCCACCCAGCACCCATGAGCATGGATCTGAGGCAGGGGTGGTGTGGGCGACGGTGGACGCACGCGCCATGCCAGCGGCGGCGCAGCCCAGCCTGGGAGGCATAGAGCAGCAGGACGCACGACACGCCGGAGTGGAGTTTTGCCCGAGCGGAAGGATGCGGCGCACGGGCGCAGAGGTGGAAGACCCCGAGCCAGCCTGATGACCACCGCGGTTGGGGGCCACGCACTGAACGAAGGGGCGCCAACTGACTTACATCTCCACGCGGTAGTGATGCATTTCTCCAGGGCTCTTCAAAAAAAACATACGGCGCACAACTCATATCCGAGTGGAAGCTTCATTCTAGCTTCACAAAACTCTTCATACCTCCTCTCATTCTGGTAAGGATCCTCATCCTTGTCAACctgttagagcatcttcagccatTCGGCCCTCCAGGGGATTTGAGATAGCGCCTCCTGGGGGCGAACCGGCGATAATTTCGGCATTGGGGCCGATTGGGTTCCCAGCCACCGCCCTCAGGTCGCCCTTAGACGCCATTTTTTAAAACATAAAATCGGCCAAACATGACACAATTTCGTCCAAACTAAGCGATTTCATTGATATTTGTACAAAAACTTAAAAACACAAACTAAAAACGACAACTACgcccagccaccgccgcctcccgccttctacatgccgaggagcttgTAGAACCGGGTATAGTcaccgccgtcatcgtcgccgccgtGCTGGCTATCGCTACCGTCCCTGCTGCTCCCCTGACCAGCGTTACCGATGCGCGGGGGGTTGGACGGCCCGGGagcttcctcgtcgtcgctgtcgaggatgacGACGCCGCCCTCCTCGCGTCCGCGGCGCCGAGCGACGATCTCCTCCAAGGCCCGACGCTAGCGCTCCATCTGCTCGCGGACATAGTCTTCCTTAGCCCAGTTGAGGGCggtctcgtcggcggcggccatgGTCTCGTGCTCCTTCACGGGGAGCAAATACGGCTCGGTCTTCGGCCTGACGAGGCGGTAGGAAGAACGAGAGGGGTGgacgccctcgttgatgacgagggcgccgccgCCGGTGCAGCGCCCAAGTGGCGTCTCCTGCGGCCCCGGCTTGATGGGGCGAAGCGCCAGCGAGCCGGAGGAAAGAGAGCCAGAGCCCGATGACGACGAGATCGCCGTCTCCATGCGCCTCGACGTCCAGGAGCTGCCGCGGtggcgagagaaggaggggggcgccaaGTAAtccaggcgcggcgtgttgccagcctcgatgtggtcgaggactgCCTCGAGGGTGCAGCCTGGGACGCCCCGCCATCGGCACCGCCCCTCGGAGTTGTGGCGGCCGCGGGGGCTCGACGCCGTTGGTAGCAGCGATCTGCTCCTCGTGGCGCCACTCGAAGTACGCGTCCACAACGCATTTCTGCTGGGGGCATACCTCGTCTGGTTCCGTTGCGGCTCCGGCAACGAAGACCGGATGCGTGCGATTTTGGCGCGCCGAGCAGCTCCGGTGGGCGCGGGCGGCACCGGGACGCTTCCTTCTCGACAGAGCTGAAGAGCAACAAAGGAACAAAGTAGGAAACAAAAGAACAAACTAGGAAACACAGTTTTTCACACAAGTACAATCCTTGGCAAGTTACTTGGCTGAAGAGCAAGTATTTACTCACTAGATAAATAGGAGCCGGAGGGAAAACATCGGGGCGCTTCCTT
Above is a window of Triticum aestivum cultivar Chinese Spring chromosome 6B, IWGSC CS RefSeq v2.1, whole genome shotgun sequence DNA encoding:
- the LOC123135980 gene encoding uncharacterized protein produces the protein MYTFGREALSRRKRPDVFPPAPIYLLCREGSVPVPPAPTGAARRAKIARIRSSLPEPQRNQTRYAPSRNALWTRTSSGATRSRSLLPTASSPRGRHNSEGRCRWRGVPGCTLEAVLDHIEAGNTPRLDYLAPPSFSRHRGSSWTSRRMETAISSSSGSGSLSSGSLALRPIKPGPQETPLGRCTGGGALVINEGVHPSRSSYRLVRPKTEPYLLPVKEHETMAAADETALNWAKEDYVREQMER